The following DNA comes from Pseudomonadota bacterium.
TTTCAGTGGTGCCACCCAGAATGGTACTCAAAACCGCATCCCGATAATGGTGTTCAAGATCATACTCATCCGTACAACCATAGGCCCCATGCAGACGAATCGCTTCGGCTGTGGCCTTAACGGCAAGCTCGGTAGCCAGCCATTTAGCGCTCGAAAGTTCCTTGCCATGGGATTTACCCTGGTCTTTAAGGTCAGCAGCATAGTAGAGCTGCC
Coding sequences within:
- a CDS encoding acyl-CoA dehydrogenase family protein, which gives rise to RVFITAGALGMAQGCLDASLKYVQERTQFGKAIGGFQLVQEVIARLAAEIEPLRWQLYYAADLKDQGKSHGKELSSAKWLATELAVKATAEAIRLHGAYGCTDEYDLEHHYRDAVLSTILGGTTEMHKLMIGRELIGINAIN